The Acidobacteriota bacterium sequence CTGGTTGCCTCCGTCGAGCCGGTCGACGATGGCGCCGACGTGGATCTCCGTCGTGTCGAGCACGGGTGAACCGGCGATGGCGTCGGCCTGGACGAGCAGGGGCAGTTCCGTACCGGCGAGCACGATGGCCTCGATGCCGTGTGAGTCCACGAGCTCGCCAACGAGACGACGGACGCCATCACGCGTGTCGTCTCGGAACACGCCGTTCAGCAGCTCGCCGAGATACCGCTCGTGCAGCCAGGCTCGGCCGTCGGCCTCCGGGACGTGCACCTCGATGCCCATCCGGCTGAAGACGGCGGGATAGAAGCCGGCTTCCATGGTGAAGCCGGTGCCGAGCAGCCCGACCCGTCTCAGGCCTCGATGGCGTGCTTCTCCGGCGCACACCTCGACAATGCTCACGAGGGGGAGGGGCACGCAGGCGGCGAGCTCGTCGAAGACGAGGTGTGGGGTGTTGGCCGCCATGGCCGCGAAGTCGCAGCCGGCGCGCGCCAGCCGCTCGACCGACGCGCGCAGGTAGGCGACGAGTCCAGCGTGGTCGTTCCGCACGAGATCGATCCCGCGGTTCACGTCGAGGCTGTCGATGACGAGCGCGGGCAGCGTGCCCGGATGCCTCTCCTTCCAGAGATCGAGGATGCGCCGATAGTAGTCGATGGTCGATTCCGGGCCGAGCCCGCCCACGAGTCCTGCGATCACGGTTGCCGCGTCGCCGGGTCCGAGTAGTTCACCATCCAGTTGATGCCGAATCGGTCTGTCAGGCTGCCGAAGTAGTCGCCCCAGAACTGCTGCGCGATGGGCATGGTGATGGTGCCGCCTTGCGCCAGCGCGCTGAAGATGCGGTCGGCTTCCTGCTGGCTGTCCGGGTGGACGGAGATGGAGATGTTGTTCCCCTCGACGCGCTCGGGGCCCATGCCCGCGATCGTGTCGCTCGCCATGATCATCTGGCCGTCCGGGAGCTCGAGGCCGACGTGCAGCACCAGGTGCTTCTGTTCGGGTGTGAGCTCGACGCCGCCTTGCGGGGGCATCGAGCCGAAGCGGTGGATCTCGGTCAGCCGTCCACCGAGAGCCTTCTCGTAGAAGCGGAAGGCTTCCTCGGTCGTGGTGTCGAAGTTGAGGTACGGATGGATCTTCATGCTGCTTCGCCCCTCAGTCTGGTGTGCACGGCGAGATGACGTCTCGCGCTCACCTGCGGCCGCTCGGGGTGACCAGCCGGCCGTCGGGTGGAGCACCTCGTTGGGTTGCCAGGGTGCGCATAGCATGGCCCCATGACGTCGCGAGCGCAAGGAGTTCTTCGGGAAGCGCCGGCGCTGCCGGGAGCGGCGCGCGAACTCTGCCGCTCAGCTTCTCGCGAAGCTCGATGAGGTCCTGGCACCTGATGTGACTGACGTCGTTTCAGGCAGAGTCACGTCGTGAATCCGGCCGCGCGGTGAGTGCGTCGACAACCTGACGCCGCCCGGCCCGGTCCTCCCCCTCGTTGTCCGCTGCCGGCAGCTCCACGAAGAATGCGAACACGAGCTGTCAGCCGTCGTCGGCCTTCTGGAAGAGGTCTGCAAAGGCGGTCCGGCTCTCGATTGTCGTGCCGTCGATCCGCACCGTCGCCACCTGAATCCCGGTTGCGACGCCGATCTCGCCGATCCGGGCCGCCTTCATCTTCTGCCCCCGCACGGAGACGATCTCGCCTGGGATCGCGCGTACCGCGTCGACGCACTGCTGCCGTCCGAGGTCATCGTCACCGGGCATGCGCAGGACGAACTCGGGCGACAAGAGGGCCTCGAGCCCGGCGCCGTCTCTCGCCTCGCGCGCGCGCATCACGGCCATCGCGGCGGCGAGCACGTGGTCGTTGTCTTCATGGCGTGCGTGCCGTTCCTGTTGGGCACGCCGGTAAATCAACGGGGCTCTGGCGAGGACCGCCGCGTCGCTGGCTGACGAGTCGTACTGCGCCCGGTAGTGCAGCTCCGGTCCAACCAGGGAAACGACAGAGCGGTACCCGTTCACTCGACCTCCCGCCACCGTCGCCTCGTGCCACAACGGCCCCTCCCGAGGCACGACCGTGCCCCGATGGAGTTCGCCGTTTCGACCGACCGTCCAGAACACGATCCTGGACTCGGCGGGGTCCCGCACATAGTGGCCCTCGTACTGGGCGATGAGCGCCCCGGCGTCACTCCGCACTTCGTTCCGCGCTCGCAGAAGTACGCTGGGAAGGACCCACTCGTATACCAGCGTCGAGGAGAACCCATCACCCTTGCCAACCCAACGCCCCTCGAGCGGTGCCAGCACCGAGAGGTGGCCGGCCTCGCTCACGGACCGGCTGC is a genomic window containing:
- a CDS encoding amino acid racemase, with product MIAGLVGGLGPESTIDYYRRILDLWKERHPGTLPALVIDSLDVNRGIDLVRNDHAGLVAYLRASVERLARAGCDFAAMAANTPHLVFDELAACVPLPLVSIVEVCAGEARHRGLRRVGLLGTGFTMEAGFYPAVFSRMGIEVHVPEADGRAWLHERYLGELLNGVFRDDTRDGVRRLVGELVDSHGIEAIVLAGTELPLLVQADAIAGSPVLDTTEIHVGAIVDRLDGGNQIARPANRPPR
- a CDS encoding VOC family protein; this encodes MKIHPYLNFDTTTEEAFRFYEKALGGRLTEIHRFGSMPPQGGVELTPEQKHLVLHVGLELPDGQMIMASDTIAGMGPERVEGNNISISVHPDSQQEADRIFSALAQGGTITMPIAQQFWGDYFGSLTDRFGINWMVNYSDPATRQP
- a CDS encoding DUF4440 domain-containing protein, which gives rise to MSEAGHLSVLAPLEGRWVGKGDGFSSTLVYEWVLPSVLLRARNEVRSDAGALIAQYEGHYVRDPAESRIVFWTVGRNGELHRGTVVPREGPLWHEATVAGGRVNGYRSVVSLVGPELHYRAQYDSSASDAAVLARAPLIYRRAQQERHARHEDNDHVLAAAMAVMRAREARDGAGLEALLSPEFVLRMPGDDDLGRQQCVDAVRAIPGEIVSVRGQKMKAARIGEIGVATGIQVATVRIDGTTIESRTAFADLFQKADDG